The genomic region attttgtttttagaattttgtacatacagaatttcgacaccaaccctttCAAACTTAACTTATATTACTTTTTGCCCTCCATCTCAATTGCGCACATCAGTTTTTTGTATTGCgtttcttttgttaatgatGAGCAGTAGATTAATTGTGTTCGCGTAAgcgataatttatttaattatttgttataGTAGGGTAGGTGGGTTAGGTATGTAAAAGCTAAGAAGTTTagataatttattgaaatacgTGTTATACTgattatacagggtccggcactcagaGTGTAACCGACTTCAGatcgcgcagctgatgcccgtgcttagttggctaaatgacagtccagagaaTTGTTTACTAGCGCGCAGAAACATTTTGCCGacagtaaacgcgaaaaaagaaagtaattgattgctatcgaggacatagggcagccactttgcaattcggttatggaaagtttcatgaaaagggcattgttctgtaagcgtggtcgtggtggtcatttgtctgatgttattttccactattaacgacataccttcctctttatgatgaaataaatatcccatcatctatactaatattataaagaggaaaactttgtttgtttgtaatgaataggctcaaaaactactggaccgattttaaaaattctttcaccattcgaaagctacatcatccacgagtaacatggattatattttattttggaaatagggctcgagatataggtcaaaacgtggacccgggtaaccttcggatgtgtatgtacaatatggatatcaaatgaaagctgttgataagtgctttaatacggggtaattttcatacctattgatgactagggtctcgaaatatatgccaaaacgtggaaatttgagaatttaatgtgaaatccgaatgaaattatgtgttcgtggaaaaaaattttttttcgttttttttttgtgaaaaatataaatggataatggttaaaaaagctccaatgcttaataaaacatataaattgaaacgaaaaattcatggatgatcaggaaaaaagacgattgtttcttagttattcatatgcattgatttgaaatttaaaaacaatcttttttcctggttttcaatttatattttatatttactcaaaaacaaatagaaaaacaaaaaatattgtttatgccaaagcgcttgaataaagaataaagaaataaataatatgaaattcatatattttctgttctaaaccatatctattctattttagtgtgcccagcgaagggggccgggtttgctagtttataatattatatattaaaaaatagcatttttccttgaatatcaaaattattcgAAAACCTGCTATTTTGGCATGAAAACAGGTCGTTGCCTCTCTGCAATGATGGCATCAAAAATTACTGAAGTAAGCGTTGGCAAATAATAACATTTACTGTTCGGTCTATGAGGATCATGAGAAAATTGATCCAGtctattcaattatttttcaaatattagatttaaatttatatttctgtTTCCTTTTCTATTTCTCTCTTTTTTCACACATATTTGACAGTTAAAGCCAGTTAATACAGTTGTTTTTACGACGCGAAATTATAAAGTTTTATtcgtaaattttgcaaaagaattaacaaaaatcaactgTAACAAAACTTTGGTAGGGTAATAcgtaaataattacatttttaaagTGCGATATTTTTAGATTTAGGGTTAAAGTGGGTAATTTGTGCAGGTTTTACGAAGGCTCAACATTTTCCCGCCTGAGCAAAATAGCATTGCGCTTAATGATATCCCTCAGCTTTCTAcgtttattctaaaattttgcgTGTTTAGCACAAAcgtgaataattttgtttactttggaCTACAATCACGCCGACTATATTTCGTTTCGCGCAAGAACCATTTAAAAACTATTCTGCTATTGTTTCGTTTTGCTTAACCactttaatgaatattttttcctttaaatttgGTGCACTGCTTTTTGCTGCTGTATCTGCTTCCTGGTCGACCTCAGCCGGCGGTTCATTTGCTGCAGTGCCATTTGTACCCTTTTCGAAAGAATACGAAATGGTTCGTTTGTAAATGCGTTgctgtgttttttgcactttatgTTCTTTTCCTTCGGCTGGACGTGTCTTATTATCCACTCTTTCCTTCTTCCTTCCTCTGGGCACATAACACTTGGTGGTCGTGCCATCGCCATCCACACACTGATAGCAAATTTTCCCACGCTTTATCATTTGTATGCATGAGCTACTATTTCTTGAGATTTTAGCCTGGCGGCGATTGCTtttgatatttcttttattaatctCTTCATCACTTTTGTCCGATTCCGCTGCCTTCGCCTCTTCCGAAGATGTTTGTTCAACACTTTGCGCTGAAGGTTCCTCAGCATCACGCTGTTTCTTATAGCTTCTTTCCCGCTCGAATGCATATTTCTGCGGTTCACTTTCACGCGAAAAAGAGCATGATTCTGATTTTTCGCCACTGAGCGCATTTTCACAAATcaaacaattttgcttattcttcCTAACGCGTCGgcatttctcttttgttttgcgTTGCACGCGATTTTTCGTTTCCCCCGACAATGGTTCCGTTTCCGTTGATGAAGAATTGTGTTCCGCTTCTAATTGTTGCTCTTCGCTATCTTGTGCTTCTTCATGATTTTCATTAGAATCGTTATCTTCTTCTAGTTTGTCACTAAAATATTGACGCACGAAATCTTCGTAAGCCTGATCGTAATTGAATTCATCACTTGATGGTGCATTTTGTTGATCTTGAGTGTTATCAGTTGATGAATCTGAACGTTTATGAATTGAATTTGGTGTTAAAGGCACGATGTTATCCCCGCTAGCGGGTAATGTGATTGCTGATGATGCTACATCTGATCTGCGTTGTGCGACATTGCTACCCACATCGGGTGTTGTTAAGGTAGAGCTTTCCAAAAGCCGGAGCAGTTCGCCAGGTACAAAGGattcccaaaaattttgctGTGCATTTGTGTGCAATGCCTGACCTGCACTTAAGTGGAGTGTAAATGAGATGAGCACTGGGATCAGCAGCAAAGGTAAGTTcaactataatattttttttatgaaatgtttttgaaaCTGCATTGTTGAGCGAAATACTTACCATTGTCATCTGTTTTCCAAAAGTGAATGAGAAAATTTACCATTGTTTGTGGCCTTTATAAATGCAGCATAACTGCGAGAGATTTATAGACACAGATGGGTGACTTGAATTGCACTACcggctatttttcttttcatttcacttaTTTCGACCCAACCGCAACGTTTCACACTTCAGTACACTCAGGAAATCGCTGTAAATTAGATTTTTGTGCAAGCGAATACTTACCACAAAACTGCAGAgcacaaaattttgtatttccgATAGCGATTTTTATGTGCCAACTAAAAAATAAGTACAgtacaatcgtgatagtccgacatttcttaatccgacacgttcggtaatccgacaacctcataacgtccatggatgcaattggcattattttatttttatcagtcGTAGCAGAGCAGCAGAGGGGGATTGTGATTTGTTTCCCGGTCACAACgtatttgtcattaaatttgaacgacgccagttctctcgcgatttctgacggtgttgatgtgattttttctgtcttatgtattaaaaaactaaaaattttgcgTGTAATTGTTTTCTTTAAGTTTAGCAGTTACGTTTTTGTTCCCCCACTAAAagagatattaataaaaagattatttttgcaTTATGCATTTTGATCATAATTTTCGAATTAacattgattaaatggaaccttTGATAATCCGGCAACGAGTCGGTCCCGTAtgtgtcggactatcacgattggacTGTATAAGTAAATCAACGAGTCAGTGGCGTTTCATACAATATGCTGCGCAAcatttattataaaacattCAGCAACAAGTTTATTGAGATGAGAAACCAATGGAGCTCAAGAATCAATTAGGCGCGCCATTGCAATTAccaaaatgacaaaataatTACTTGAATAATACATGCTGCTCCATTTTGAAACTGTTCAATGATAGTAAATACACATTCTCTTCTTAAACTTTCCCTAAAACTATTTGCCAAATTCTATCATTATCTTACATTTAGTAAAATTGTTTAGTCTAGTTGTAATTTTTAACATTCATAAAATAGCGTGAATTTGAAGAACCCACAAATTCACCAGAAGTTTGTta from Anastrepha obliqua isolate idAnaObli1 chromosome 2, idAnaObli1_1.0, whole genome shotgun sequence harbors:
- the LOC129237369 gene encoding LOW QUALITY PROTEIN: uncharacterized protein LOC129237369 (The sequence of the model RefSeq protein was modified relative to this genomic sequence to represent the inferred CDS: inserted 1 base in 1 codon; substituted 1 base at 1 genomic stop codon); the encoded protein is MKRKIAGSAIQVTHLCLXISRSYAAFIKATNNGXIFSFTFGKQMTMLNLPLLLIPVLISFTLHLSAGQALHTNAQQNFWESFVPGELLRLLESSTLTTPDVGSNVAQRRSDVASSAITLPASGDNIVPLTPNSIHKRSDSSTDNTQDQQNAPSSDEFNYDQAYEDFVRQYFSDKLEEDNDSNENHEEAQDSEEQQLEAEHNSSSTETEPLSGETKNRVQRKTKEKCRRVRKNKQNCLICENALSGEKSESCSFSRESEPQKYAFERERSYKKQRDAEEPSAQSVEQTSSEEAKAAESDKSDEEINKRNIKSNRRQAKISRNSSSCIQMIKRGKICYQCVDGDGTTTKCYVPRGRKKERVDNKTRPAEGKEHKVQKTQQRIYKRTISYSFEKGTNGTAANEPPAEVDQEADTAAKSSAPNLKEKIFIKVVKQNETIAE